A region from the Lysobacter antibioticus genome encodes:
- a CDS encoding GIY-YIG nuclease family protein: MSAWYVYLIECRDGSLYTGIAVDVERRYAEHVAGKGARYTRSHPPARLLAQFPHPDRSSALRAEYAIKQLSPSAKRALCANAASETAPA, encoded by the coding sequence ATGTCCGCCTGGTACGTCTATCTGATCGAATGCCGCGACGGCAGCCTGTACACGGGCATCGCCGTCGATGTGGAGCGCCGCTACGCCGAACACGTCGCCGGCAAGGGCGCGCGCTACACCCGTTCGCACCCGCCGGCGCGACTGTTGGCGCAGTTTCCGCATCCCGACCGTTCGTCGGCGCTGCGCGCGGAGTATGCGATCAAGCAGCTGTCGCCGAGCGCCAAACGGGCGCTTTGCGCGAACGCGGCCTCCGAAACCGCCCCGGCCTGA
- a CDS encoding bifunctional nicotinamide-nucleotide adenylyltransferase/Nudix hydroxylase has protein sequence MAIEFDYLVFIGRFEPFHNGHAAVARHALGKARKVIFLVGSADTPRTIKNPFTVAERAVMIQATLADAGERLIVQPLRDHLYNESQWIASVQRTVAEAVRHDGGGSESRVGLIGMDKDASSYYLREFPQWPLVDVSHTATLSATELRRYLFEANQIDSHGGLMLIRANVPGPVFDMLEAFRKSSPAFTQLVAEYQFIERYRAAWADAPYPPTFVTTDAVVVHSGHVLLVRRRAEPGKGLWALPGGFVGQGESLLDACLRELREETRLKLPLPVLKGSLKSERVFDHPERSSRGRTITHAYHFDFPSGELPPVRGGDDADKARWIAVAEALEMGPQLYEDHLHILEYFLGRG, from the coding sequence ATGGCAATCGAATTCGATTACCTCGTTTTCATCGGGCGCTTCGAGCCCTTCCATAACGGCCATGCCGCCGTCGCCCGCCACGCGCTGGGCAAGGCCCGCAAGGTCATCTTCCTGGTCGGTTCCGCCGACACCCCCCGCACCATCAAGAACCCCTTCACCGTCGCCGAGCGCGCGGTGATGATCCAGGCCACCCTGGCCGACGCCGGCGAGCGCCTGATCGTGCAGCCGCTGCGCGACCACCTCTACAACGAGAGCCAGTGGATCGCCAGCGTGCAGCGCACCGTCGCCGAGGCGGTCCGCCACGACGGCGGCGGCAGCGAATCGCGGGTCGGCCTGATCGGCATGGACAAGGACGCCTCCAGCTATTACCTGCGCGAGTTTCCGCAGTGGCCGCTGGTCGACGTCAGCCACACCGCCACCTTGTCGGCGACCGAGCTGCGCCGCTATCTGTTCGAAGCCAACCAGATCGACAGCCATGGCGGCCTGATGCTGATCCGCGCCAACGTGCCCGGCCCGGTGTTCGACATGCTCGAAGCCTTCCGCAAGAGCTCGCCGGCGTTTACCCAACTGGTCGCCGAGTACCAGTTCATCGAGCGCTACCGCGCCGCCTGGGCCGATGCGCCCTACCCGCCGACCTTCGTCACCACCGACGCGGTCGTGGTGCATTCCGGCCACGTCTTGCTGGTGCGCCGCCGCGCCGAGCCGGGCAAGGGCCTGTGGGCCTTGCCCGGCGGCTTCGTCGGCCAGGGCGAGAGTCTGCTCGATGCCTGCCTGCGCGAACTGCGCGAGGAAACCCGGCTCAAGCTGCCGCTGCCGGTGTTGAAGGGCTCGCTGAAGAGCGAGCGCGTGTTCGATCACCCCGAGCGCAGCTCGCGCGGCCGCACCATCACCCACGCCTACCACTTCGATTTCCCGAGCGGCGAACTGCCGCCGGTGCGCGGCGGCGACGACGCCGACAAAGCGCGCTGGATCGCGGTGGCCGAAGCGCTGGAGATGGGCCCGCAACTCTACGAAGACCACCTGCACATCCTCGAATACTTTCTCGGCCGCGGCTGA
- a CDS encoding RNA-binding S4 domain-containing protein, which produces MQPIRFELDAQHEHVELNQLLKLVGLCDSGGAGKAMVASGAVRVDGQVELRKTCKIRAGQTVACEDVTIEVVAGA; this is translated from the coding sequence ATGCAACCGATCCGTTTCGAACTCGACGCCCAGCACGAACACGTCGAACTCAACCAATTGCTCAAGCTGGTCGGCCTGTGCGACAGCGGCGGCGCCGGCAAGGCGATGGTCGCCAGCGGCGCGGTCCGCGTCGACGGCCAGGTAGAGCTGCGCAAGACCTGCAAGATCCGCGCCGGTCAGACGGTGGCCTGCGAGGACGTGACGATCGAGGTCGTCGCCGGCGCCTGA
- a CDS encoding zinc-dependent alcohol dehydrogenase family protein, whose product MKKAQYAQRGPVPQDVIEAVEFEAPPLNAGQVLIEVLASPINPSDVLTLTGEYGLLPPLPAVGGNEGVGRIAAVGPEVSHPQVGQTVLLPIQGGSWATHMVASAKGLVPLPDGADPKQLAMITINPPTALLMLSEFVDLQPGDWVIQNAANSAVGSYLIQLAKLRGLRTVNVVRRESAVEAVRAAGAEVVLVDGDDLAKRVREVTQKAPIRLGIDAVGGVATQHLAQSLGEGGVLVNYGAMSGEACSISPASFVFRDVTLRGFWLSRWFQAATPQRRAEVFGEIGRLVASGQLTARVQATYGLDQIKQAVAAAAAGERDGKILILPNGPV is encoded by the coding sequence ATGAAGAAAGCCCAGTACGCGCAGCGCGGCCCGGTGCCGCAGGACGTCATCGAGGCGGTCGAGTTCGAGGCGCCGCCGTTGAACGCGGGCCAGGTGCTGATCGAGGTACTGGCGTCGCCGATCAATCCCTCCGACGTACTGACCCTGACCGGCGAATACGGTCTGCTGCCGCCGCTGCCCGCGGTCGGCGGCAACGAGGGCGTGGGCCGGATCGCCGCGGTCGGGCCCGAGGTGAGCCATCCCCAGGTCGGGCAAACCGTGCTGTTGCCGATCCAGGGCGGCAGTTGGGCCACCCACATGGTCGCCTCGGCCAAGGGGCTGGTGCCTTTGCCCGACGGCGCCGATCCCAAGCAATTGGCGATGATCACCATCAATCCGCCCACCGCCCTGCTGATGCTGAGCGAGTTCGTCGACCTGCAGCCCGGTGATTGGGTGATCCAGAACGCGGCCAATTCCGCGGTCGGCAGCTATCTGATCCAACTGGCGAAGCTGCGCGGCCTGCGCACCGTCAACGTGGTGCGGCGCGAGTCGGCGGTCGAGGCGGTGCGCGCGGCCGGCGCCGAGGTGGTGCTGGTCGACGGCGACGACCTCGCCAAGCGCGTGCGCGAAGTCACCCAGAAGGCGCCGATCCGGCTCGGCATCGACGCGGTCGGCGGCGTGGCGACCCAGCACCTCGCCCAATCCCTGGGCGAGGGCGGCGTGTTGGTCAACTACGGTGCGATGAGCGGCGAGGCCTGTTCGATCTCGCCGGCCTCGTTCGTGTTCCGCGACGTGACCCTGCGCGGTTTCTGGCTGTCGCGCTGGTTCCAGGCGGCGACGCCGCAGCGCCGCGCCGAGGTGTTCGGCGAAATCGGGCGCCTGGTCGCGAGCGGGCAACTCACCGCGCGGGTGCAGGCGACCTATGGCCTGGACCAGATCAAGCAGGCGGTCGCCGCGGCCGCCGCCGGCGAGCGCGACGGCAAGATCCTGATCCTGCCGAACGGTCCGGTCTGA
- a CDS encoding MAPEG family protein, with the protein MSIELQMLAWSIALAIVHLLVAATFMTQQRGVRWNASARDGTPEPLSGVAARVDRAWRNFLETFPLFAAAVLAVGLAGRGNDDTALGAQLYFWARLVYVPVYAAGIPYLRSAVWAVSLWGMLKLLWALF; encoded by the coding sequence ATGAGCATCGAACTGCAGATGCTGGCCTGGTCGATCGCGCTCGCGATCGTGCACCTGCTGGTCGCGGCGACCTTCATGACCCAGCAGCGCGGGGTGCGCTGGAATGCCAGCGCACGCGACGGCACCCCGGAGCCCTTGAGCGGCGTGGCCGCACGCGTCGACCGGGCCTGGCGCAATTTCCTCGAAACCTTCCCCTTGTTCGCCGCGGCGGTGCTCGCGGTTGGGCTGGCCGGCCGCGGCAACGACGACACCGCGCTCGGTGCGCAGCTCTACTTCTGGGCGCGGCTGGTCTACGTGCCGGTGTACGCGGCCGGCATTCCCTACCTGCGTTCGGCGGTGTGGGCGGTGTCGCTGTGGGGCATGCTGAAGTTGCTGTGGGCCCTGTTCTGA
- a CDS encoding nicotinate phosphoribosyltransferase, with protein sequence MQCLDNLLLNTDSYKASHWLQYPPGTDATFFYVESRGGVHDRTVFFGLQAILKEYLAKPVTHADIDEARDLFAAHGEPFNEAGWRYIVDTHGGLLPIRIRAVPEGTVVPTHQALVTIESTDPQAYWVPSYLETLLLRLWYPVTVATISWHAKQTIRQFLERTSDDPEGQLPFKLHDFGARGVSSTESAAFGGAAHLVNFLGTDTVSGLLLARRYYHEPMAGYSIPAAEHSTITSWGREHEVDAYRNMLTQFGKPGAIVAVVSDSYDIFHAIREHWGKTLRDEVIASGATLVVRPDSGDPVDVVHQCVSMLDEAFGHTVNGKGYKVLNHVRVIQGDGINPTSIRAILERITSYGYATDNLAFGMGGALLQRLDRDTQKFALKCSAARIDGEWIDVYKDPVTDKGKSSKRGRMTLVRHREYGHFKTVPVPPEAASLEEAVKPMGFDDAMVTVWEDGRIVNDWTFAQVRALANAARL encoded by the coding sequence ATGCAATGCCTCGACAACCTGCTGCTCAACACCGACAGCTACAAGGCCAGCCACTGGCTGCAATACCCGCCCGGCACCGACGCCACCTTCTTCTATGTGGAATCGCGCGGCGGCGTGCACGACCGCACCGTGTTCTTCGGCCTGCAGGCGATCCTCAAGGAATACCTGGCCAAGCCGGTCACCCACGCCGACATCGACGAGGCGCGCGACCTGTTCGCCGCCCACGGCGAGCCCTTCAACGAAGCCGGCTGGCGCTATATCGTCGACACCCACGGCGGCCTGCTGCCGATCCGCATCCGCGCCGTGCCCGAGGGCACGGTGGTGCCGACCCACCAGGCCCTGGTGACGATCGAATCAACCGACCCGCAGGCCTACTGGGTGCCGTCCTATCTGGAAACCCTGTTGCTGCGGCTGTGGTATCCGGTCACCGTGGCGACGATCAGCTGGCACGCCAAGCAGACCATCCGCCAGTTCCTCGAACGCACCAGCGACGACCCCGAAGGCCAGTTGCCGTTCAAGCTGCACGACTTCGGCGCGCGCGGCGTGTCGAGCACCGAATCGGCGGCATTCGGCGGCGCCGCGCACCTGGTCAACTTCCTCGGCACCGACACCGTCTCGGGTTTGCTGCTGGCGCGCCGTTACTACCACGAGCCGATGGCGGGCTATTCGATTCCGGCGGCCGAGCACAGCACCATCACCAGTTGGGGCCGCGAGCACGAGGTCGATGCCTATCGCAACATGCTGACCCAGTTCGGCAAGCCCGGCGCGATCGTCGCCGTGGTCTCCGACAGCTACGACATCTTCCACGCGATCCGCGAGCATTGGGGCAAAACCCTGCGCGATGAAGTGATCGCCTCCGGCGCGACCCTGGTGGTGCGTCCGGACTCGGGCGACCCGGTCGACGTCGTCCATCAATGCGTGAGCATGCTCGACGAAGCCTTCGGCCACACCGTCAACGGCAAGGGCTACAAGGTGCTCAACCACGTGCGGGTGATCCAGGGCGACGGCATCAACCCGACCAGCATCCGCGCGATTCTCGAACGCATCACCAGCTACGGCTACGCCACCGACAACCTCGCCTTCGGCATGGGCGGCGCGCTGCTGCAGCGCCTGGACCGCGACACCCAGAAGTTCGCGCTCAAGTGCTCGGCCGCGCGCATCGACGGCGAGTGGATCGATGTCTACAAGGACCCGGTCACCGACAAGGGCAAGTCGAGCAAGCGCGGCCGCATGACCCTGGTGCGGCATCGCGAATACGGCCACTTCAAGACCGTGCCGGTACCGCCGGAAGCGGCCTCGCTGGAAGAAGCGGTCAAGCCGATGGGCTTCGACGATGCCATGGTGACGGTGTGGGAGGACGGCCGCATCGTCAACGACTGGACCTTCGCCCAGGTGCGCGCGCTGGCGAATGCGGCGCGGCTTTGA